A region of the Arachis hypogaea cultivar Tifrunner chromosome 15, arahy.Tifrunner.gnm2.J5K5, whole genome shotgun sequence genome:
CACTTTGATGATGGTGTGTGTTATCCTGTATCATTTTCATCTTGAGAGAATATGGTAAAAAGCAAATTAGTTTTTTGGTTATTATTCTTTCAGCAAGCATGTTTGATGCACATTTTGTTGGCAATATTTGTACTATTGTCCTGatctatgttttttttcttttaaattattgcATCATAAACATAGCATGCTCCCATCTTAACATGCTCCTTGCTGTTCCCAGTAATTTTGCATCATTACTGGACGCTGTTAAGGATGGTTCTAGGAATATTGTACAACAAAATCATCAAGTTCATGGGATTCAGTCACAAACGCAGCCACAGCAGCAGAGTTCTATTCGAATACCTCAGCAAGTACTTAtatctactcccttgtgttttgTTATATTCTTGTGTATTTTATGTGATTGGCAAGTGATCAACATGAACAGTAGTATAGCAATAGAGGAACTAAATATTATTTAGGAACATTTATAGTCTTAAACTTAAATTGGAGATGTATCTGGATCTTCTTCAAAATGGAATAATCCTATGCTCTATGTTTAATTCACAAAGAATCAGCCACTTTATTGCTTCCATGGGAAACTGATTCCTTAGCGAGGTGCACAAGTTATTTAGATAGAATGTGTTCATGCAACTTGTCATGATTATGCCATTTGTGTGGCTTAAGGAGGTTTATTTGAGACtacaattcacattccatatccACCTCGttcactgttttttttttcttcttagggTTTTCGTTCAATTTAGACCATCTCTGTGTTACAATTCCTTGGTTGGTTAAATAAAATCTTTCCATTCGGGTAATAGCTATATGAATGAGAATGTTAATATGCATGTGCAGGTACCAAGGCAGATGCATCAACAAGTACAGCAGTTTATTCATTCACAGAATCTGGCTTTTCAGCAGCAccaacagcagcagcaacaacagcaGATGCAGCAACAGCAGCAGATGCAGCAACAGCAGCTgctgcaacaacaacaacaacagcaacaacaacaacagcagcagcagcagcagcagcaacaacagcaGCAACTGCTGCTgcaacagcaacagcaacaacagCAGCAACAGCAGTTACAACAACAAATCAGAAGACGGGCAATGTCTACACCTCGCCCTGCTATGGATATAGATAAGGAAAGACCATTGGTTCAAGTCAAGCTTGAGAATCCACCAGATTTACCGATTGATAATAATGCCTTCAATCCGACCAATTCCAGACATCCTCAAATGCAGTTAAGGCAGCAGCAGATGCCTGCGATGTCGAGTTTCCACTCTCAACCTGGTGGTCAGTTCAGGCAAATGGGTTCCCTACAGATGCCCCCAATACAGTCACAGTAAGTTACTTTGAATAGTTGGGTGGATGCTACTATTGGATTGAATTTATGATATCCTTGTTAAGACTTTGTTGATTTATGTTTCGCAACTAGGAACACGGGCATGGTTAGAGCACCACCTGTCAAAGTGGAGGGCTTCTCAGAATTGATGGGCGGAGGTGGAGATTCTTCATCAAAGCATGATTCAGATGAAAGCAGACTGACTTCTCCTAGTGGTAAATAGCTACTCTAGTATTTTTGACAACCAGCGTGTGCATCAATGGTTTCTTTTGAAGTTGAGTGGTCTATGACAGTTTTCATGGCCATTTTGTATTTTTCCCTTTACTTTGTATAGTAGCCCGTATAATAGCGTAAACATAGAGTGCATCATAGCAAGTGTAGCTTGTTGGATCAAATATCTGCTGAGCTGGTTGACCCTTGGCGTTCAATGTTCTAGGGATGTTCTGTAATAGATTACAAATGGATCAAATTTTGTTGGTATATATGTATGTTTAGAATGTTTGTGATAATTTATGATAACAATGTATCTTGGTAGGACTGTAGGAGAAGCTTTTGTATCATTTTTATGCTACATTTGGGAGATGCAGAAGGGTAAAAGGGGAAGTAAGGGTAAGGAAATGGatgaaaaggtttttttttttttttaaatgtttatgtccaagtaaaagaaattaagacggaaataactttaaaaaagaaaaaagaaaaagaaattgtatTTAGTCTGTCTTATTTAAAAGTGCATTGTATGTATGTGATTAGCTTAAATGTTTTTTTAATCCACAAAAAAGTTTAAATATGTTTAGTCTTTGTGAAAAGAACGAAAAAAAATAGGGACTAAAACcgttttaaaattttagagaaacTATAATTAACATGAAACATAATTATGgagactaaaaatatttaaaacaatttaattttatgtttttaataaaGGAAGAAGAATTCCTTCCCTTATCGGAAATTAGTTTTTAGCAAACATACCGAAGTGTgcgttttgtttttatttttctgggATGAATAGAAACAATCGAATGAATCGATGACACCCGCAAAATAAAAAAGGCTTTAAACAAGATACTACTGATGTAAGTAATATGCTGCAATAAAACACAGTAAGCAGGTGGATGATCTAAAAAGGAATTCGCCCTTATTTAAGCGGATCACTAAATTAATCACTATACTTACCCAATTTGGTTAACAATACATTTCACCTAACGGTGGTAATCATGTACTACAGGAACCTTAACCCTTAAGGTACAACAAAAAATCCGAGTATTCTTTCCTGTTACTCTGTTAAGGACGGTGGATAAAGCCATAATAAAGGGATGATAGCTAACTAGCCAAGgccccaaaagaaaaaaaaaataccggaCGACAGTTTAGGAGACTTAAAAATTAGACAACTATTAAAAttgtggttaatttttttttattattcataaagAAGTTTATAGCCTTGAAACTTTTACAAAGAcctacatattttttttatagaatttaattttgatacattgttAGTATAAAAATTTTAGACATATATCTAATTACATAAAAAAAGAACTATCTTTTATATTGatagtataaataattatttgaaaaaatgAATGTAATTatataactataaaaaatattttatactatctatgcataaaaattaaattctttgtttatatgttatttttattgaatatatGAAAAGTCCCGACATGTATTTTTGTATGTGaccgtaaatattaaacaattttttaatgaaggatgtattaaatcattatataacaattaatatcaACTGGGACACAAGATTTACACGACTATACATATAATTGTTGGCATCAAAATTTTAATCTAAGTggatctaattttaaaaatatttcaactTAAAACAATAGAAAAACCATTTATTGCATCGAATTAAAATGGTAGTGTTCTATATAACACAAGCCAATATTAATATAAAGGCTTAAGTTAGATAATTTTCTGATCTTCTAGAAATGATATATTACCTAAAACAAAGCTTGAATTTGCCAAAATCCAAAATGGCATCAGCTACGCAGTTTCAATTACCTTTCCCTATTATGAACAAAAAAAGCCCATCCCAATAGTAAGGAAAGAAAATCTAAATAGAACTTCCGCTACTGTTGACCTTGAATATTTTTATCATCTTTCATCTTAAACTCAATTATGTTGATGAAGCTGTTAATGAATCTGTGAATTTCTGAACAGTGCAATCATGAATATTAACTTATTAAGGGACAAAAGGTGGTTGATTAAGAAAGGAGAAGCTTTCAGTCATGAAGTTACTTATTTACGATGATGAGTCTCTAATAGATTGCACCAAATCAGTGAAAAATTAAGCTAGGTTTCTATAGTGAACTCTGAAATTAGCTTATCCGTTATCACAGTATTAATCAGATGGGACATGAAAAAGTTCAATTTTGTGCTGAAACCAGCTTATCAACCAATGAGAGTTTCTCCCTCTCTATTCtccattatataattaaaacaatGCTACATAACcaataaatattatcatttttagcCCGTACTTGACCAGCAATAATATACACTCGTTTTTACAAATGTTTTGAACACAAAAAACATATATTTACCAGTGTTTTTCACACGCACCCACATTTTTCAGAGTTTACAcacataaattagtaaaatttatttgttagagGTAATTTTGTGTTTGTGCTAGCCAAATGAaagtaaaaaatactaaaaattgctAGTGACTAAGAGTTTCTCATACAATTATTAGCTTATATATACTAAAGAAAAATCTAATAGTAGTACCCAAAatctatttattatgaatttcttTTTACATTTATATATTTGTACATCCACAAGCGACCAATTTTTATAGCCGACATAAGTGTATGCTGCATGAATAGATAGATTTAATGACAAAAGTTTCCTCATTTACTTCCAAAAAATGATTAATCCCTGGATAACTAACATGAATTTCATATTTACCAAGAGAAATGAggtgaaatgaattattaaatggTAAAGTAGTATTTTGGTTCCCAACACTTGGACAAAGTCCTAATTTCGTCCCTAACATttgaaattttctatttttatcccAAACATCTTATTTCGTTCTATTTTATTCTTCtggttaaaattattttttttcccaAAAATACCTATTTTCTAGATAAGAGTAACAATCATAATTGCAGTGATTGTAGTAGTAGTTGTAGTGATTTAGAAGTGAAATTGGTAGaagaataagagaaataaaaagataataataacagAAGGACAATTGTATTTTTGGAAGAAAATGTTTTAGTTTTAATCAGAGGACTAAAAtaggacaaaaataaaatatttggggAAAAAAATAAGACGTTAATGTTAGGGATAAAATTAGGACTTGGCTCAAACGTCATTGACTAAAACAATACTTTACCCATTGTTAAATAAAGGGAAGCCATATAAGCAAGAATTTATATAGGAACTTGCCTCTTGACCCATTGCTGATGCTCTCAGCCAGTGTGATTGTCAGTTATGATGGGTTTTGACTGTGAACAGTTACCACATTTGTGCACCAAAGCCATTCACAGCTCACTTCTGATATTACAAAGGTTCAGGTTATATCTATATCATTCTGGCCAGTCTTCAACTAGAAGTTCAGCAGGAAGCCACGAACCCAAATCTTCAATCATGCATTACAGAATTACTCTTCATTTTGTTCCAGCGTTGACATAGAGTATGTCGCGGGATGTAAGCGGCATCCATTCTTCAGCATGATGTTCAGCAATTTAGAGCTTTGATCAACAGATCCCCTCTTGATTAAGCCATCAATTAGAACTTTCCAAGCCACTTCATCATTGTAATACCCACAGCGTATCAAACTAGTAAAAACTGCCTCAGCCTTATCACTGTTTCCTTGTTCAACAAGCCCACAAATGAGAAGCTTACAAGATTGCAGATGTGCTAAATGGCTACTCTCCATCATAGAATCTAACAATCTCACTGCTTCCTCATACTTTCCCAACTTGCAGTAACCACTTAGAAGTGAGTTATGAATATTCTCGGAGGGAGAGATTCCTCTTTCCGTCATATGATTTAACAATCTAAAGGCTAAATCAAAGCTTTCTACTTTGCAGAGTCCTTTGATAAGCTTGCTGTATGTGCTTACATTGGGTACACAACCATATTGAACCATTTTCTCAAAGAGTACATTTATAATTTCAAAATCGACTATTTTCCACAAATCTGCATTATCATTTGAGATATTGATTGAACTTAAATCAACTCCCACAACATTCTTGCCTTCCTTCTTATGTTTATCATTTAGTAGATACTTCATTAGGATGGAATAGGTTTGACGAGAAGGCTCACAACCATCAGCAAACATGCGCTTGAGAACATCAAAGGCACTGTCTAGTTGTCCCATACATCCGTATGCATTAATTAATAAATCATAGACAAAGGAGTCTAGCAATATGCCTTCCGTTTTAATCTTGACCACCATATCCTCAGCATCCTGTAATCTTCCTTGACTGCAAAGTGACTTAATGAATGCAGTGTACGTGACCACATTAGGTTGACATCCAGAAGAGATCATTTGGTCAAGAGTTCTATTAGCTCGATCAAAGTTTCCTTCCTTCAGCATTTCCTCAATTAGCATTGTATAGGTGTAAACAGTGGGCTTTGTGTCATGGTTTACCATTTCTTCCACCAATGAcaatgcatcttgcatttttccaTCCTTCCGCAACCCATCTATCAATGCATTGAAAGTGATTGAATTGGGCAAGCATTCCTCAGCAAGCATATCTTTGAACAACAAATGGGCATCTTCAATTTTACCAGCTTTGCAGTACCCATCAATCAAGACTGTATATATATGTTCATTTGCTTCAATATGTTTTTCCCTCATGGACTCAAAAACCTGATGAGCTGCTTCAACTCTACCCATTCTACAGAGACAGTCTATATACGCACTCAAAGTCCGATGATCAGGGCTTAAGCCATCCTTGACCATCAAGTGAATCAACCGACTGGCACTATCCACTATACCGGCTTTACACAGCCCATAAATTAATGTGTTATATGTAATGAGGTTAGGTGACAGCTTAGTCGCAACCATTTTATTAAGTAGTCCCATTGCCCTGTCCATGCTTTTGCTCCTGCAATATCCACAAATCAGTTCATTAAACGTCCGAGCATTTGGACGAACTTTATTTGACTCCATAAGACGCAGAATACCCATTGCTTCCTCCATCATTCCCCATAGACAATACCCAGCAATCAAGGCATTGTAAGGCACAACAGTGGGCACCAACCTTTTCTCGAGCATTTCATTCAATCTTGTCATCGCCTCATCCATTCTGCCTCCCTTACAGAAGTAGTCAATCAACACAGTGTAGGTATAAACATTTGGCTCGCAACCTCTGTTTACCATCTCCTCAAATAGATGCAGCGCTTCCGGTTCCTTACCAGACTCAAATAAAGCACCAATGAGCACAGTATAAGTCCGAACTGTGGGAACGCAATGCTCCTCCTTCATTTGTGAGAACAACATGAGAGCTTCATCAAGTCGCCCAGCTTCACAAAGACCGTGTATCATAGTAGTATACGAGACCTCATCCCTCCGGCACCCCATATTCGGCATAAACCTAAACACCCTATAAGCCTTCTCCACGTCTCTATTTTCACAGTAACCCAATATCAATGAAGTATATGTAAATGAATCAGGAACAAAGCCACCTCTTAACAGCCTAGAAAACCATATTTCCCCCAAAATCATGTTCCCCAATTTGCAATACGCATTCAGCATAGTATTGAATGTAATCAAATTAGGCAAAACCTCGTCATTGTCGAAAATCATTTCACTACACAAACCATTCATTTCATCGATCATAGCGAAACGCGACAAGCACATAAGGAGCCTATTATAGGAAGTAACAGAGAGCCTAAACCCTGAATTCCCATCACCAGTTGCATAATTGTGTAATTGGCGAAGAGAGTTGAGGACGAACCTTGCGTCGTGTGGCGAAGAGCAGGTCTTGATCATGGAGTTGCGGACATTCTCGGCGGCTTGGAGGTGGCGGTTACGGACGAGGATGAGAAGGAGAGCATGGTAGGAATGGAGAGTGGGGATGAAAGCGCGGTTGTTTTTGAGGATCCATCGAAAGAAGTTGAGGGCGGTGAGTGGATGGAGGTCGAGGGAGAAGAGGGAGGAGAGAGTGGATGAGGTGAGGTGACGGATTAGGGTTTTAAGAGAAGGGTGTTTTCGCCATTTTGGGTTGGAGAGGATGGTGAAGAGCTTGGAAGGGAGATCCGAGTGGTGGTGATCGGGGTAGGGTTGTTGGGGAAGAGGAGCGGCTGAAGAGAATGGTTTAAggtggtggcggtggcggtggagGGGAGTGAGGAAAAGGAGCGTGGGCTTTCTCATTTACAAGCCATGAAAGCGAAGACAGAGAGGCTTTCAGGCTTGCGTGCTTTGTTGGGGTGGGTGGAGTCATGAGAGTTATAAGTAACGTGGTTCATGCTTGCCCATGGCCTGGCGGCGCGTAGCAAGTGATGGTAATTCATCCACCTCATTTCCCGCTGTCCTTCGGCCAGCTGCGGTAATAAGCAAATATTTATAAGTTTTATTTTCGGTGAAAACCAGTTCTAGTCAGGGAACTTGATAACGGaaaagtatttgataaaaatttaatcaaattatttaacggttATCAAATATTAACTTACGTGAAATTAActgaatttaaatttattttttagtaaatatAAATAAGCTTACGATGATTTATATTTTgaatatattagattttttataaaaaaatattaatataattttttaaaataataaataaaagaatattagaggactaataattttagtattttataatcATCAATTgactattaataatatttttaataatgtaaaattatatttaatggtaaaaaattactcatttttattttaatgattaagtgctggacaaaaaatacaaaaattactggtctcttaaatttttttaatagatatatatcaataaaaaaaattttccaatAAAAATTCACCAAATACTTTCTTCCACTCTTTCTAATTGTCTGTTATCCCATCTTTATTAATCATTTCATTACTTCtatgttaaaaaattttttatcgaCCATCAAACAACCATGGACTTAGTTATTGATGGCTCCTACCACCGTGATGTGTGGCTCAAAATGCGGACCACCAAACTCCGATTGAAGTCCTGCCATGAGATTCCCCAACATTGCCGTCACGTTAAGCGGTTGAATTGTCCACACCAAATACACTTGCGTCCCCATCATTCACTTAAATCAAATCCAAAAATGTTAGTAGATGAAGATCACAACTCTTTTGGATTCAGTCTCTCTTGGACAAGAAGCGGATGGTGGTGATTTTTGCAGTATTAGTTTGGAGAAAATGAAAAAAGACcgttagaaaaaaaaattgtaacacGTTCTTCGTACACGTAAAATAGAGGAATATGTAACTTTCTTATAACGAAATTcttatgttttttaaaatttaaaattattaaaaattaattaaataaattattaaattattataattttaattttatttctattgtataCATTATACACGGGTTAATGTTTAAATTCGTCTCTGAAATATCacgtgatttttatttttattttcgaatgatttttttaatcaaattagtcccagAAAAATAAactgttagtcaaattagtccttccgtcaattggatgatgacgtatcacgttaagtgccacgtggcatgatgaTGTCACACGCCACGTGGCAGGTCAGTAACACGTAGCACGCTACGTAACAGGTCAGTGACACATCACTTGACCTATAAAAAATTTTTCtattagtcaaaatagtccttgaaagtacatatgtaagtcattttcatccctcaaattttaaaaattaatcaaattggtccttatataatttttttattttttcttcataaaattatctttctcttttaattcttctcaaaatctctcttattcttttctattctaaaacctttTTTGTTATATTACTACATTTtactggaatatatatatatactcaaaattgaaatgtatgtatttattaacctaaataaagttatatgctcaaaatcaaaatttatgtatgttaacctaaacaaagttataccactatttttttctactacatctttttttttccatttcggtattacttatatataggaGGTAATGGTAGTGATACTTAGAGTCAAAATTTAAGAAGATTCACAAATTTTGCTTCAATTCCAAactttacaaaatattaaaaatttgttggttaattattattattataaatgaatTGCTTCTTAAGCGTAATACGTGCAaacatcataataaatttttgtgaGTTTCATATGTTTGaaatagattatataatttttcttttaatttcacaaatcaatgagataaaataaaatagaaaacattATACCTATGCATAACACACCGCATTAGTacattatataaatagatatgcttcgtattaaaataaaattccttttgttttaaatgaaatatttaaaaaattatattagaatattaatattaaaaagtgATTCCATAAACcagttttttaattattaagttttactatataaattaaataataataaaaattataattttaaaaaatttaaaagatttaaaatttaaaataattactatattatttagtaaaatttaaaatattaaaattttaaatatataatcaacaataatttgataaactcatttaaataaaagaattcacataaaaaattacaatttcaaaatgtaaaattttaaactacaaatgacaaaataactttataaaaatttaattattttaactttataaaaatttaattatttttattattttatgtaaagagaattttgtttattaaggtttaaaaaataatattacaattagtagtataaaaaatattataaatttaatattataaaaaaaattatttaagaactaatttgactaatttttaaaatttgagagatgaaaatgacttacgtctggactttcaaggactattttgactaataaaaaacttttttacatgtcaagtgacacgtggcattcACTGACCTGTCACGTGGCGTGCCACGTGTTACTGACCTGCCACGTGGTGTGTCACAtcatcatgccacgtggcacttaacgtgacatgTCATCATCCAATTGACGGAATGATTAATTTGACTAACAGTctgggactaatttgattaaaaaaatcattcgggGACGAAAATGAAGATCGCGTGATCTTTTAGGGACAAATTTGAACATTAACCCCATTATACACTAAATTTATTGTCTCtctatattttttcatatatatattatttttaaattaatttttatgattagaataaaatatcttaatttaaattaacttatttatatttattaatctaaaattttttttgttatttttgttaagattaatttatctaaaatataaatttttatgagTTTATTTGTAATTTGCCATTTTACTctttatcttttataaaaataacgtaatataataaattaatctgTTTAAGTTTAATGTATTCACGGAATAAAAATTTGTTAAGGCATATTTTATTCATCATGTATCTTCATATGGCCTCTATCATGCCATGTATTTCCTTTCTCATCCTTGATTTCAACATGATCATTTGTATATATGCTCCATCTTAGTTCATTAATTCATTGCAGCGGCTCTAAATCATGTACTCATGTGCTTCATAAATGAAACATTTTATCAATGGAGATATAAAAGACAATcaacataattattaaaaaatataatataaaatttatagttattGATAAATCTCAttgttaatatataatattctcttaagaatatttgttaaacaaaatataaactaAAGAAAATTTTATAGAATACAGTTTTTTATGCATTTACTATAATTAGAAATTTctaaatgtcttttttataaaagaattttatttttgtatttttaaataaataaaaaatttaaaaactaatagatttattatttcaatatttttaattatcaatttaattttttagtctaacaaatattactaactaattttttGCCAATTTCTccatatttatttgttttgtgcaTTGAGAGATTGGCGTGCTTCATTTTCAAACAAGTTGACAAGAGTATTTGAGATGGTGTGACTGTTTCTAAAGGGGGACCTAGAGTTACTcacttgatgtttgcagatgacctCTTTCTTTTTTGTAAAGTGAAAAAAAGTCAAGTTCAGAATATTGTACACACCTTGGAGTTGTTTTGTAAAGCTTCAGTTATGAAAGTTAACATTGAAAAATCTAAAACTATTTGTTCtaaaaatatctctaatagaAGGAAGAAAATATTGTCTGGTGTTTCTCATATTCCTTTTACTAGTGACCTAGGCAAATACTtgggggtgaaccttaatcatcCTCGAACTGCTAGATCTATTTTTTCGGACTCTTTAGAGAAGATCAAGAATATGCTGGCTAGTTGGAAAGATCGGCTCCTTAACAGAGCAGGCAGGCTTTGCTTAATTAAAGCTGTTGCTTCTTCTCTTCCTATTTATCATATGCAAGTGACTCTTTTTCCTACTTCGATTTGTCAAAAGATTGATtctgtgcttagacaattcttATGGAAGGAAAAAGTGGGAGAGCGTTGCTTAAATTTGGTCAAGTGGAGCAAAGTTGTCActccaagaaaatatggaggcTTGGGAATTAGAGATACCCAATGTGTAAATTTTTCTTTATTCGGAAAGCATATTTGGCAATTATTGCATAATAAATATAAGCTTTGGGTAAGAATTATGTTGGCAAAATATTTATCTAGAAGTTCTTGCTTTTCACCcaatttttctaataatgtttcaggcacttggcgagcgatttataagacaatagaaaagcttcGTGATGGTTTTGATTGGTGTACAGGCAGGATGTCTCAATCCTTTTGATATCATGCTTGGCGACCATGTGGAACGCTAGCTCCTTTGGTTCCTTTTGTGCACATTTCTGATTCTCACTTGAAGTTAGAAGATGTCTGGCACCATGGGCATTGGCGGTGGGATATTCTTTGCACCATGATTCCGGAAGAAGTTAAACTTGATTTGATGCTCTTTGATCCTATCAAGCAGGCATGAGATAAAAcaggttggttttggacaaactcaaatgttctcacctactcgactaaaagcgggtatgaatggttattgaaaaagaaatttggctagaatgataatgaaaattggctttggctttggcgcttgAGAATACCGGAGAAGATAAAGTGTCTGCTCTGGCTTTGCCTCAACAACGTAGTTTTCACAGCTAGTTACCGATTTCAAAGAGGTCTTTCTATTTCTGATTTTTGTCAGAGATGTTATCTTGCTCTAGAGGATATTAACCACTGCTTTAGGACTTGCCAAAAAGCTCGTCAGATTTGGATTAACTTAAATTTGGGAATGACCGCTGAGGACTCTAGTTTGGATTTTGTGTCTTGGATTCGTTCTAATCTCAACAAAAATGAGTTTCTCTTTGCAGCGgccttttggtggatttggagTGATAGGAACAATGACATCTTCCACCAAGATGATCCATGGAGTAAGGAGAAAATTGTTCACTTAGTTAAACATGCTGCTCGAGATTTCTCTAATGTTGTTATCaaccaaaaacatattattcctttttctttgaaatataactgggaaccacctccaatgaatgtCTGTAAAGTGAACTGCGATGCAAGCGTTTTTGAAAATGAGCAATTTACTGGCTTTGGATGTATTATTAGAGACAGCATAAGAATTTGGATAAAAGGTTGTTCTGCCAGTATACCTCTT
Encoded here:
- the LOC112747345 gene encoding uncharacterized protein isoform X2 is translated as MRKPTLLFLTPLHRHRHHLKPFSSAAPLPQQPYPDHHHSDLPSKLFTILSNPKWRKHPSLKTLIRHLTSSTLSSLFSLDLHPLTALNFFRWILKNNRAFIPTLHSYHALLLILVRNRHLQAAENVRNSMIKTCSSPHDARDVEKAYRVFRFMPNMGCRRDEVSYTTMIHGLCEAGRLDEALMLFSQMKEEHCVPTVRTYTVLIGALFESGKEPEALHLFEEMVNRGCEPNVYTYTVLIDYFCKGGRMDEAMTRLNEMLEKRLVPTVVPYNALIAGYCLWGMMEEAMGILRLMESNKVRPNARTFNELICGYCRSKSMDRAMGLLNKMVATKLSPNLITYNTLIYGLCKAGIVDSASRLIHLMVKDGLSPDHRTLSAYIDCLCRMGRVEAAHQVFESMREKHIEANEHIYTVLIDGYCKAGKIEDAHLLFKDMLAEECLPNSITFNALIDGLRKDGKMQDALSLVEEMVNHDTKPTVYTYTMLIEEMLKEGNFDRANRTLDQMISSGCQPNVVTYTAFIKSLCSQGRLQDAEDMVVKIKTEGILLDSFVYDLLINAYGCMGQLDSAFDVLKRMFADGCEPSRQTYSILMKYLLNDKHKKEGKNVVGVDLSSINISNDNADLWKIVDFEIINVLFEKMVQYGCVPNVSTYSKLIKGLCKVESFDLAFRLLNHMTERGISPSENIHNSLLSGYCKLGKYEEAVRLLDSMMESSHLAHLQSCKLLICGLVEQGNSDKAEAVFTSLIRCGYYNDEVAWKVLIDGLIKRGSVDQSSKLLNIMLKNGCRLHPATYSMSTLEQNEE
- the LOC112747345 gene encoding uncharacterized protein isoform X1, giving the protein MRKPTLLFLTPLHRHRHHLKPFSSAAPLPQQPYPDHHHSDLPSKLFTILSNPKWRKHPSLKTLIRHLTSSTLSSLFSLDLHPLTALNFFRWILKNNRAFIPTLHSYHALLLILVRNRHLQAAENVRNSMIKTCSSPHDARFVLNSLRQLHNYATGDGNSGFRLSVTSYNRLLMCLSRFAMIDEMNGLCSEMIFDNDEVLPNLITFNTMLNAYCKLGNMILGEIWFSRLLRGGFVPDSFTYTSLILGYCENRDVEKAYRVFRFMPNMGCRRDEVSYTTMIHGLCEAGRLDEALMLFSQMKEEHCVPTVRTYTVLIGALFESGKEPEALHLFEEMVNRGCEPNVYTYTVLIDYFCKGGRMDEAMTRLNEMLEKRSKSMDRAMGLLNKMVATKLSPNLITYNTLIYGLCKAGIVDSASRLIHLMVKDGLSPDHRTLSAYIDCLCRMGRVEAAHQVFESMREKHIEANEHIYTVLIDGYCKAGKIEDAHLLFKDMLAEECLPNSITFNALIDGLRKDGKMQDALSLVEEMVNHDTKPTVYTYTMLIEEMLKEGNFDRANRTLDQMISSGCQPNVVTYTAFIKSLCSQGRLQDAEDMVVKIKTEGILLDSFVYDLLINAYGCMGQLDSAFDVLKRMFADGCEPSRQTYSILMKYLLNDKHKKEGKNVVGVDLSSINISNDNADLWKIVDFEIINVLFEKMVQYGCVPNVSTYSKLIKGLCKVESFDLAFRLLNHMTERGISPSENIHNSLLSGYCKLGKYEEAVRLLDSMMESSHLAHLQSCKLLICGLVEQGNSDKAEAVFTSLIRCGYYNDEVAWKVLIDGLIKRGSVDQSSKLLNIMLKNGCRLHPATYSMSTLEQNEE